A region from the Arachis ipaensis cultivar K30076 chromosome B01, Araip1.1, whole genome shotgun sequence genome encodes:
- the LOC107627989 gene encoding thioredoxin-like protein AAED1, chloroplastic produces MALSFLPSTPTLQSLKPSLPSISPPSSHAPSLMLLTSSKLTGPSPTGPFVLTRRHHLSTRASTSQYTPTVAEELADVTIFTAAGDPVAFKDLWDQNQGIAVVALLRHFGCPCCWELASALKEAKARFDSAGVKLIAVGVGGPSKARMLAERLPFPVDCLYADPDRKAYNVLDLYYGFGRTFFNPASAKVLSKSRFDALRSATKNYTIEATPDDRSGVLQQGGMFVFKGKELLYARKDEGTGDHAPLDDIFEVCCRNPIA; encoded by the exons ATGGCGTTATCGTtccttccatccaccccaacccTTCAATCTCTCAAACCATCTCTCCCCTCAATCTCACCCCCATCTTCTCACGCCCCTTCCCTTATGCTTCTTACTTCCTCCAAATTGACGGGCCCAAGCCCAACCGGCCCATTTGTCCTCACCAGAAGACACCACCTTTCTACCAGAGCTTCCACCTCGCAGTACACTCCCACTGTAGCCGAGGAACTCGCCGACGTAACCATTTTCACCGCCGCCGGCGACCCTGTTGCCTTCAAAGACCTTTGGGATCAAAACCAG GGCATAGCTGTGGTGGCCCTATTGAGGCACTTTGGATGCCCTTGCTG TTGGGAATTAGCTTCAGCCTTGAAAGAAGCCAAAGCTAGGTTTGATTCAGCTGGTGTTAAACTAATTGCAGTTGGAGTTGGTGGCCCCAGTAAAGCCCGCATGCTTGCTGAGCGA TTACCATTTCCAGTGGATTGTCTTTATGCAGATCCTGACCGCAAG GCATATAATGTTTTGGACCTATATTATGGTTTTGGTCGTACATTCTTTAACCCTGCCAGT GCAAAGGTGTTATCAAAATCTAGATTTGATGCTTTGCGGAGTGCTACAAAGAACTATACGATAGAAGCCACACCAGATGATAGAAGTGGTGTGTTGCAGCAG GGAGGGATGTTTGTGTTCAAAGGGAAGGAGCTATTATATGCGAGAAAAGACGAAGGTACAGGCGATCATGCCCCCTTAGATGATATTTTTGAAGTATGTTGTCGCAATCCTATTGCCTAA